A genomic window from Silene latifolia isolate original U9 population chromosome 11, ASM4854445v1, whole genome shotgun sequence includes:
- the LOC141614772 gene encoding LOW QUALITY PROTEIN: chloroplastic lipocalin-like (The sequence of the model RefSeq protein was modified relative to this genomic sequence to represent the inferred CDS: deleted 2 bases in 1 codon; substituted 1 base at 1 genomic stop codon) → MMMRGMTAKDFDPVRYDGSWFEVASLKLGFAGEAGQGREDCHCTQRDCVMEMTDEVQLDEVSMDQLANVSSNRVPFPLDERSGDANEKAAIMMMRGMTTKDFEPVRYAGRRFEVAPLKPGFAGEAGKRCVVYHSIGKYTFNMEEPLILVDTFXVHGAPDLYYGYITGIRGKLQCQSEEDKEQKETDLERQEMIKEKCYLRFPTLPFIPKEPYDVLATDYDKFSLVSGAKDKSFIQEPYSDNHVSLRNRAA, encoded by the exons ATGATGATGAGAGGAATGACAGCTAAAGATTTTGACCCTGTTAGATATGATGGCAGTTGGTTTGAGGTGGCCTCATTGAAACTTGGGTTTGCTGGAGAGGCTGGACAAGGTCGAGAAGACTGTCATTGCACACAG AGAGATTGTGTGATGGAGATGACAGATGAAGTACAGTTAGATGAGGTGAGCATGGATCAGCTTGCCAATGTCTCAAGCAATCGAGTTCCATTCCCTCTTGATGAGAGATCAGGTGATGCTAATGAAAAAGCGGCAATAATGATGATGAGAGGAATGACGACTAAAGATTTTGAGCCTGTTAGATATGCTGGTAGGCGGTTTGAGGTGGCCCCTTTGAAACCTGGGTTTGCTGGAGAGGCTGGGAAAAG ATGTGTAGTATATCATAGCATAGGAAAATACACGTTTAATATGGAGGAGCCTTTGATATTGGTCGATACTTTCTGAGTACACGGGGCACCTGAT TTATATTATGGTTATATTACTGGCATCAGGGGAAAGCTTCAGTGCCAATCAGAGGAGGACAAGGAGCAGAAAGAAACTGACTTGGAGAGGCAAGAGATGATCAAAGAGAAGTGTTACCTGCGTTTCCCGACATTACCATTTATTCCGAAAGAGCCTTATGATGTCCTTGCCACTGATTATGACAAGTTTTCCCTCGTCTCAGGCGCCAAAGATAAAAGTTTTATTCAG GAACCCTATAGCGACAACCACGTATCCCTCAGAAATCGCGCTGCTTGA